Part of the Ruegeria sp. THAF33 genome, AAACAGTTGAAACCCAATAGCGGTATCCGCGCGATGATCGGAACGGCTTTGGTGCAGTTCCAGTTGACCGATCCAGATAGCGCTCGGCGACAGGCTGCGTTGCAATCCATCCAACGCGATCCCGAGGGGGTATTGTTGGAACCACTTCGCGCGTCAATTGACGACGAACCCGATGCGGATTTGAAGGCGCAGAAGCAGCGGTTGGAACGGTTGTTGACCATTGGGTATGACACCGATACCGACGCGCGTGTGGCTGCGATTGAAGAGATGTCCGACGATCTGGGCGTCGATGTTCGCGCGGCCCTGAACCCTTTGGTAGTGACCAAACGACAGGCCGCTGCCACGCTGCCCTCGGACATGAATATCGCCGCCGTGCTGCAACCCGACTCGGATGACCTGTCGCGCGACGTGGCTTATGATCTGCTGGTTGCCAGCGATTTGGCCGCACCGCGTGTTTCGCCAGACGACATTCGCGCCGCTCTGGCCGCCAATATCGACCGAGGTCGCGTGGGGGGTGTTCCGTTTGCGCAACTGAGCTCCGCCGCTGCCCGCGCGCAGGCGTATGAGGCATTGGCTGAGGCCGGGACCGTCCCGGCCTTGATCACGCAAGCCGACATCGATGCAGCACTTGCCGCGCATGTGTTCTTTGATACCTACGCGGAGCCTTCGCCCGACGTGACCGCCGCCGCCGCGCATGCATTGGAGCAGATTGAGTTGAAGGTCGGCCTGAACCAGACCCTCGACCTGACGCTGGACGCGATTTCTCTGGCGTCGATCTATTTCCTCGCCGCCATCGGCCTGGCGATCACCTTCGGCGTGATGGGCGTCATCAACATGGCCCATGGTGAGTTTATCATGATGGGCGCATACACCGGCTATGTGGTGCAGCAATTTATCCCCGACCACACGCTGTCGATCATCGTCGCGATCCCGATGGCCTTTGCCGTCACCTTCGCCATGGGCGTCGCGATGGAGCGGCTGGTGATCCGCTGGCTGTATTCGCGTCCACTTGAGACTCTGTTGGCGACCTTCGGTATCTCGATTGCGCTGCAACAACTGGCCAAGAACATCTTCGGCACGCAGGCAAGGCCGCTGACCGCGCCCGGCTGGCTGGACGGCGCTTGGGTGCTGAACGACGTGGTCTCGATCAGCTATATCCGTATCGCGATCTTTGTGCTGGCGATGATCTTTCTGGGGCTGTTTTTGTACATCATGAAACGCACCCGGTTGGGGCTTGAGATGCGCGCAGTGACGCAGAACCCGCGTATGGCCGGATCGATGGGCATCAATCCAGGACGGGTGAATATGCTGACCTTCGGGCTGGGTTCGGGCATCGCCGGGATCGCCGGAGTTGCAATTGGACTGTTCGCCAAGGTCACGTCCGATCTGGGCAGCGACTATATCGTGCAGAGCTTCATGACTGTGGTTGTCGGCGGTGTGGGCAATATCTGGGGCGCGTTGGCGGGGGCAGGCATGATCGGCTTCCTGCAAAAGGGGATTGAGTGGATGACCCCCTCGAACACCCTCGCGGCCCAAACCTACATGATCATCTTCATCATCATTTTCATCCAGTTCCGGCCAAGGGGCATCATCGCCCTCAAAGGCCGCGCGGCGGGGGATTGAGCCATGGACCGCAGTTTTGTTGCCAAAAACCCCTCGGTGCTGGTCTTTCTGGCCATCCTGTCCCTGTTCACCTTGGGCGTTACCGTCCTGTCCGAAGGGTTCGGGATCGGCGTGATCTCGACCAGCTTTGTCAAAACGCTGGGCAAGACCCTGTGCCTGTGCCTGATCGCTGTGGCAATGGATCTGGTCTGGGGCTTCACGGGCATCCTCTCTCTCGGTCATTTCGCCTTTTTCGGGCTGGGCGGCTACATGATCGGCATGTGGCTGATGTACGAACGCACCCGCTTGATCGTGGTCGAGTCACTGTCGCAAGCCGACATTCCGCCCACCCCGTCCGAGGTGGTGGACGCCATCGGAACGCAAATCTTCGGCGTCGTCGGATCGTCGGGCTTCCCGCTGATCTGGGCCTTTTCAGACAGTCTGTTCCTGCAACTGGCACTTGTCGTATTGGTGCCGGGCCTGTTGGCGTTGATCTTCGGATGGCTGGCGTTCCGCAGCCGGGTGACGGGCGTGTACCTGTCGATCCTGACGCAAGCAATGACCTTGGCGCTGGCGTTGTACCTGTTTCAGAACGACAGCGGCTTGCGCGGCAACAACGGCCTGTCGGGCTTGCAGAACCTGCCGGGCGTCACGGCTTCGCAGGATGTGGTGTCGATCTGGTTCCTCTGGGCCTCGGCTTTGGCCTTGGGGCTGGGATACATGCTGGCGGCATGGGTGGTGTCAGGCAAGTTTGGCTCGGTCATCCGGGGCATCCGCGACAACGAGGCGCGTGTGCGGTTCCTCGGCTACTCGGTCGAAGTCTACAAGCTGGCCGTCTTCACCCTGACCGCCTGTATCGCCGCCGTAGCGGGGGCGCTCTATTATCCGCAGGCGGGCATCATCAACCCCGAGGAGATGGCCCCGATCGCCTCGATATATCTGGCCGTCTGGGTCGCCATCGGCGGGCGTGGTCGCCTGTACGGCGCCGTCATCGGCGCGGCGTTCGTCAGCCTGCTCAGCACATGGTTCACGGGCGGGCAGGCACCAGATATCCCGCTGGGGTTCTACACGATCAAATGGGTCGACTGGTGGCAGGTGCTGCTGGGCGTGTCCTTCGTGCTGGTCACGCTGTTTGCTCCGCAAGGGATCGGAGGGCTGTTCGACCTCTGGACCAACCTCCGCGCACCACAGCGCCACGGCGCGGCCCTGGGGCCTGATGAAAGCGCGTTGCGTGAAAAGGAGGCCACGGAATGAGCACTCTGCTAGAGGTCAGCGGCGTGTCGGTTACCTTCGACGGGTTCCGCGCCATCAACAACCTGTCCTTCCAGATAGGCAACGCCGAGCTGCGCGCGGTGATCGGACCGAACGGGGCGGGCAAAACCACCTTTATGGATATAGTCACCGGCAAGACCCGGCCCGACGAAGGTCGCGTGATCTGGGGTGAGAAATCCGTTTCCCTGTTGCGAATGAGCGAAGCCAAGATCGCGCAAGCCGGCATCGGGCGTAAGTTCCAGAAACCCACCGTGTTCGAAGATCAAACCGTGCAGGAAAACCTGCTGATGGCGCTGAAAAACAAGCGCGGCTGGCTGGGCGTGCTGTTCTATCGGCCTTCTGCAGATGATCTGGACAAGGTCGCGGATCTAGCCTCTGAAATTGGTCTGAAGGATGAGTTGACCCGCAAATCCGGCGAACTCAGCCACGGGCAAAAACAATGGCTTGAGATCGGTATGCTTCTGGCGCAGGAACCCCGCCTTCTGCTGGTTGACGAACCCGCCGCCGGGATGACCCCGCAAGAACGCGAACACACGACCGATCTATTGGTACAGGCCGCCAAAACCCGCGCCGTTGTTGTGGTCGAGCATGACATGGAGTTCGTGCGCCGCCTCAATTGCAAGGTCACAGTCCTGCATGAAGGCTCGGTTCTGGCCGAGGGCTCACTGGATCATGTCACATCAAATCAGGACGTCATCGATGTCTATCTGGGGCGCTGAGCAATGCTGAAACTGACCGATCTGACCCTGCATTACGGGCATTCGCAAATCCTCAACGGTATCTCGCTGGAGGCCGCGCGAGGAGAGGTGACCTGTGTGATGGGCACCAATGGCGTGGGGAAAACAAGCCTGATCAAGGCGATCTCGGGGACGCATCCGCGCTCGGGCGGCGATCTGATACTAAACGGTGAGGCCCTGCCACCTCTGCCAGCCCATCGCATGGCGTGGAAAGGCGTGGCCTACGTGCCGCAGGGGCGCGAGATTTTCCCGCTGTTGACTGTCCGCGAAAACCTTGAGGCCGGCTTTGTCTGCCTGCCAACAAATGAACATTTTGTTCCGGACGAGATCTTCGATATGTTCCCGGTGCTGAAGAAAATGCAGAACCGGCGCGGGGGTGATCTGTCGGGTGGCCAGCAACAGCAACTTGCTATTGCCCGGGCGCTGATCACCAAGCCTCAACTTTTGCTGCTGGACGAACCGACCGAAGGCATTCAACCCAACATCATCCAGCAGATCGGCGAGGTAATTCGCCACCTCCGAACCAAAGGAGAGATGGCCATCATTCTGGTCGAGCAGTATTTCGATTTCGCCTATAATCTTGCCGACAAGTTCATCGTCCTGCGGCGCGGCGCGGTCCTGATGCAAGGCACGCGGGACGAGCTTTCGCGGGAACAGGTTCTGCAAGGCGTAACGGTTTGACATTCATAA contains:
- the urtB gene encoding urea ABC transporter permease subunit UrtB → MLRLYLAGLAILCACLTANAQEAGLQPILRQHQEIIAKSSRKTIKPAIDAIASSGLPQAQVMLETWAAKDVWMRKSDGLFFVGKKAEGRSYELTDFDTGEVVGTFEKSDLKQLKPNSGIRAMIGTALVQFQLTDPDSARRQAALQSIQRDPEGVLLEPLRASIDDEPDADLKAQKQRLERLLTIGYDTDTDARVAAIEEMSDDLGVDVRAALNPLVVTKRQAAATLPSDMNIAAVLQPDSDDLSRDVAYDLLVASDLAAPRVSPDDIRAALAANIDRGRVGGVPFAQLSSAAARAQAYEALAEAGTVPALITQADIDAALAAHVFFDTYAEPSPDVTAAAAHALEQIELKVGLNQTLDLTLDAISLASIYFLAAIGLAITFGVMGVINMAHGEFIMMGAYTGYVVQQFIPDHTLSIIVAIPMAFAVTFAMGVAMERLVIRWLYSRPLETLLATFGISIALQQLAKNIFGTQARPLTAPGWLDGAWVLNDVVSISYIRIAIFVLAMIFLGLFLYIMKRTRLGLEMRAVTQNPRMAGSMGINPGRVNMLTFGLGSGIAGIAGVAIGLFAKVTSDLGSDYIVQSFMTVVVGGVGNIWGALAGAGMIGFLQKGIEWMTPSNTLAAQTYMIIFIIIFIQFRPRGIIALKGRAAGD
- the urtC gene encoding urea ABC transporter permease subunit UrtC, with protein sequence MDRSFVAKNPSVLVFLAILSLFTLGVTVLSEGFGIGVISTSFVKTLGKTLCLCLIAVAMDLVWGFTGILSLGHFAFFGLGGYMIGMWLMYERTRLIVVESLSQADIPPTPSEVVDAIGTQIFGVVGSSGFPLIWAFSDSLFLQLALVVLVPGLLALIFGWLAFRSRVTGVYLSILTQAMTLALALYLFQNDSGLRGNNGLSGLQNLPGVTASQDVVSIWFLWASALALGLGYMLAAWVVSGKFGSVIRGIRDNEARVRFLGYSVEVYKLAVFTLTACIAAVAGALYYPQAGIINPEEMAPIASIYLAVWVAIGGRGRLYGAVIGAAFVSLLSTWFTGGQAPDIPLGFYTIKWVDWWQVLLGVSFVLVTLFAPQGIGGLFDLWTNLRAPQRHGAALGPDESALREKEATE
- the urtD gene encoding urea ABC transporter ATP-binding protein UrtD, yielding MSTLLEVSGVSVTFDGFRAINNLSFQIGNAELRAVIGPNGAGKTTFMDIVTGKTRPDEGRVIWGEKSVSLLRMSEAKIAQAGIGRKFQKPTVFEDQTVQENLLMALKNKRGWLGVLFYRPSADDLDKVADLASEIGLKDELTRKSGELSHGQKQWLEIGMLLAQEPRLLLVDEPAAGMTPQEREHTTDLLVQAAKTRAVVVVEHDMEFVRRLNCKVTVLHEGSVLAEGSLDHVTSNQDVIDVYLGR
- the urtE gene encoding urea ABC transporter ATP-binding subunit UrtE; amino-acid sequence: MLKLTDLTLHYGHSQILNGISLEAARGEVTCVMGTNGVGKTSLIKAISGTHPRSGGDLILNGEALPPLPAHRMAWKGVAYVPQGREIFPLLTVRENLEAGFVCLPTNEHFVPDEIFDMFPVLKKMQNRRGGDLSGGQQQQLAIARALITKPQLLLLDEPTEGIQPNIIQQIGEVIRHLRTKGEMAIILVEQYFDFAYNLADKFIVLRRGAVLMQGTRDELSREQVLQGVTV